A window of the Tiliqua scincoides isolate rTilSci1 chromosome 5, rTilSci1.hap2, whole genome shotgun sequence genome harbors these coding sequences:
- the LOC136653015 gene encoding olfactory receptor 14A16-like, giving the protein MKFLIGDTIPNLTSTTDFLLLEWSENRELQILHFFVFLTLYLTTMIGNLLIITIVVLDHHLHTPMYFFLMNLALMDMGTVSVIIPKSMANSLMSSRTISYSGCVAQTFLFFLFGGSDFALLTIMAYDRYVAICNPLQYEAIMNKGACVRMAVSAWICSVLYAVMHTSGTFTITFCSNIVDQFFCEIPKLIRLSCTDLYLVEVGLLVLSCSAASGCFVFIITTYVSIFSAVLRIPSVQGRRKALSTCLPHVIVVSVLTFTGVFAYTKPPRNTSPDLEVGFAFAYIIFPPMLNPFIYSMRNKEIQTALRKLLCHK; this is encoded by the coding sequence ATGAAATTCCTGATTGGGGATACAATACCCAACCTTACATCCACCACTGACTTTCTGCTTCTGGAATGGTCAGAGAACCGAGAACTACAGATATTGCATTTCTTTGTGTTTCTAACTTTGTACTTGACGACCATGATTGGAAATCTTCTCATCATTACCATAGTAGTCCTTGATCATcacctgcacacccccatgtacttcttcctgatgaacttAGCCCTGATGGACATGGGTACCGTTTCAGTAATTATACCCAAATCTATGGCTAATTCACTCATGAGCAGCAGAACCATTTCTTATTCTGGGTGTGTCGCTCAAAcgttcctttttttcctctttggagGATCAGATTTTGCTCTCCTGACCATCATGGCATATGACCGTTATGTTGCCATCTGCAATCCACTACAGTATGAAGCTATTATGAACAAAGGAGCTTGCGTTCGGATGGCAGTGAGTGCATGGATTTGTAGTGTTCTCTATGCTGTTATGCACACAAGCGGCACCTTTACAATTACTTTTTGCTCCAACATTGTtgatcagttcttctgtgaaatcccaaaGTTAATAAGACTCTCTTGTACTGATTTGTACCTAGTTGAAGTTGGGCTTCTTGTGCTTAGTTGTAGTGCAGCATCTGGATGTTTTGTCTTCATCATTACAACTTATGTGTCAATCTTCAGTGCTGTGCTCCGAATCCCTTCCGTTCAGGGGCGTCGGAAAGCCCTCTCCACTTGCCTCCCCCATGTCATCGTTGTCTCTGTGCTTACGTTCACTGGAGTTTTTGCCTATACAAAACCTCCCAGGAATACTTCACCTGATCTAGAAGTTGGTTTTGCTTTCGCATATATCATATTCCCTCCTATGCTGAATCCATTCatctacagcatgagaaataAAGAAATTCAGACAGCCTTAAGGAAGTTACTATGTCATAAGTAG